CAGCCGATCATCGCGGCCTAGTGCTGGCGATCCATATCGGGAGTTACCCGAGACAAGACACTCTACTCGGTTTGCCGATGAAGGCCATGCAACTACAACAGGTCTCCGCGATCACAGATGGCAGCCGGCCGCTGGTTCCTGTTGAGGTTCCCATGCCACCTTTGCCGAACGACAGTCTTCTCCTGCGCGTCTTGGCTTGTGGGGTCTGCCATACCGAACTCGACATTATCGAGGGCCGAACGCCTCCACCGAAGCTACCCGTCATCCCGGGGCATGAAGTAGTCGGATCGGTCGAAGAAATAGGCAAGAATACCGCCGGCTACACGATTGGCGATCAGGTCGGCGTCGGGTGGATCTTCCGCTCCAGCGGCGGTGCCCACGAGAACCTGAGCCCAGAGTTTTGCGCCACAGGCCGGGATGCAGACGGCGGCTACGCCGAGTACATGAGCGTGCCCGCAGCGTATGTTGTACCGATTCCCGCCTCTCTCACGGCAACAGAAGCCGCTCCGCTGCTGTGCGCCGGAGCGATTGGCTACCGAGCACTACAACTATGCAATCTAGATGATGGAGATCGGCTTGGTCTCATGGGGTTTGGTGCCTCCGGCCGTCTGACACTTCAAGCCGCTAGATACCTGTACCCGCATTCCGAAGTCGATGTATTCGCGCGTGACGAGGCGGATCAGGAAGATGCCATCGGTATGGGAGCCACCTGGGCAGGTGGCGTAGATGAACGTCCCCCATCACCATGCCAGACGATTATCGATACGACACCCGCCTGGACGCCTGTGCTCCATGCACTTAAACACCTCGCGCCTGGAGGGCGCTTAGTCATCAATGCCATACGGAAAGAGGATGGCGACCGGGCATTCCTGGGCGGGCTCGATTACACGGAACACCTCTGGATGGAGAAAGAGGTCAAGACCGTGGCGAACATCACGCATCACGACATCTCCCAGTTCATTCCCATCGCAGCGGCAGCCGACATCCGGCCCTCGGTCGAAGTCCTGCCACTGAAGCGGGCCAACGATGCACTCTGCCATCTCAAACGAGGTGGCAACAGGAACGCATTTGTGCTTCTCCCCGCATAGCAGGACGTCGTGCGAGCACACGTCGGCACCCCGAGCAGAGAACTGCAACTGGCCGAAACATAACTCACCTACGAGCTATCACTTGCCAGCGTTTCTGCGAAGCGGATCGATAAGGAAAATCCGGACCTCTTGACCATCAGATTTCCTGATTGGCAGTTCCTCATTTCTCAACCATAGTGCAGTTATGGCGATGCTGACACCAATACGACAGCAGAATGGCATGAGTAGTTGCCTGGGGGAATACAAGACAGAAACTGGTGTGTGAAATGCATATAGCGATCGAAAACCTTGACATGAGCGAGAGCGTCGTCACGCTGCACCTCAACGGAAGTTTGACGCGTGAGGATTATCAGCGGCTCACCCCGGAGGTCCTTCACCTGGTTGAGGGGCGAGGCAGCCTCCGCCTCCTGGTCTTCATCGACGGCCTTGATGATATGGCCCCCGCCTCAACCTGGCATCGGCTCATCCTCAGACTCTGGGACAACTCCGACATCGAACGTGTCGGCATCGTGACTGGCAAGGGCTGTGAACGAGCTTCTGACTGGCTGCGAAATGTATTCGGGCATACCGAGTTCCAAGCCTTTAGCCCACAAGACACCGAAAAGGCCCAGGGGTGGGTCCTTGATTCCTTGCCCGAAAGAGAGCAGTTGCCATGACAAGATCAATGATCCCGTTCCGGAATCGGTCTGCAGCTGGAAAACTCCTAGGCGAAGCGCTGCACCCTTTACGCGACTTGGAAGATGTGGTCGTCCTAGCACTCCCCAGAGGAGGGGTGCCGGTTGCTTATGAAGTCGCGTCCGCATTGTCTGCCCCGCTGGATGTAATCGTCGTCCGAAAGGTCAGGCATCCCGACCAGCATCAACGCGCCCTCGGTGCGTTGGCAGGACGCGGCGAAGGTGTCTTCGAGCATCGGGAAGAGCAGGCAGACCCCGTGAGCAAACAGGCTTTCGATGCCGGTCGGCTTAAGGAAATGGAAGAACTCGAACGCCTCGTTACCTCATATCAATCGAAACGCGGGCGCGTATCACTCGAAGAGAAACTCGTCATCATCGTTGACGATGGCATTGCCACGGGTGCAACTATGCTCGCCGCGCTACGTGCAGTTCGTCGCGAAGGCCCCAGAGGTGTCGTCGTTGCCGTCCCGGTCGCTGCGGGCGAATCCCTGGACATCATTGATGCCTGTGCAGACCAAGTCACGTGTTTGCACCGCCCGAAACACTTCGTCGCGGTAAGCCAGTTCTATATCGACTACTCGCAGATTCCTGACGTTGAAGTCCGACGGCTACTGGACAGTGCACGTCGATCTTATCACGCCGCTCATCATCAGCCATCTTCGTCATGATCATCCATAGAAGGGAGCAGGACTATGAAACGGATTCTTTTACCCATCGACTTCTCCGAGGCGACCGAACCCGCCGTCGCATTTGTACAAGAGCTCGCAGGACAAACCGGGGCACAAGTCTACGTCCTGCATGTGACCGGTAGCCAGCTCAAGTATGAGAGGGGGAAGTCGATGCCACCCGAGCCCGAGCTTAGCGACTTGTGTGCTCGGATGAAGGACTCGGGATGTGTCGCCCATCCACTCAGCATCTCGGGGCTAAAAGCTGAGGCCGACATCATCCTCGAACAGATCCACAGCCTGGGCGCCGACTTAGTCGTTATGGGCTCACACGGGCACAGCGCGGTACACAACCTCATCCTGGGCAGTGTTTCTACAAAGGTTCTGCGTTACTCGGAACGCCCAGTGCTAATCGTGCCCTCTCCAAGGCCAGAACCCATCGATCCGCCCGCAGATGTCCACTACTCCTCATGGGGAGAGGCCGGGTTTCCGCCAATCTAGGGCATCGTCTGGGCCGGCCGTACGCTCTGAAAGCTCACAGGGTAGTCAAGCTCTCAAAAGGACAGATTCCGAATGGACATCCTACGCATAGTGCTCTCGTTCTTTGCTTGTGCCATCGTCGTGGGATGCACTCCGGTACAGCCTATCGAGGGGACATCAAGCACAGAGACGTATCCATACGGCAGCCAATCAGCCACCGATGACAGCCAAGACCGAGGCACACATCTACATGCCATTCAGCCCCAGACCTTTGACGACCACCTGGCAGAGGCGATCGATCGTTTTGGTCGATTTCGGGTCATAGAGTTGAGGGTGATTCATGCTCCACGCGGCAGCGATCGAGCGTTGCTATTCGATGAGGTGCGCCATCTACGCAAGGCGGTGAACAGGCCGGATGCTTATGGGGAGATTCAGAACGGCGTCGGACGATTTGTCATTGCTCCTCTCGAAGACCTACAAGTGCTGGCTGCACGGATCGATTTCGGGACTGTGACACAGATTGACCAGAGGCAGAGGGTTGTGTACGTAGCATGGGACCAATGAACCCCACGCCCACTGTCCTGCTACGCAGTCCTATCACAGCTCACGCGGATAGTTGTTGATCTTGTGTAAAGCTAAATCGGCAATGACTACCGCACCGCTATCCATGCGCGGAGAAGACCTGCAAACAGGCCGCAAATCAGACCAAAGAAAAGAAAAATAGGATGCATCCCCATCATAAGTATCACACCAACCACACCACCAGCCATGAGATAGTAGAACGAGCGGGGGTTCAGCCGTTCACCGAGTGCGATCATCACCAACAAAACAACTGAGACTAACCATGGGTACAACAAAAATACGGCGAGGCCAGCAAGAACAGCCCCTGCCGCATGCCCTGCACGGTCAAGTCCAAACTCACCTTCGATCATCTGCAGCCAAGTTGCACCCTTCATTGAGATTAGTATGCGGCCAGCAACGTACAGGACGACAGCCCCAACACCCGCTAAAAGATTGGGGTTCCATTCGCGCTGTGATGCCGGATCAAGTACCTGATCAGATTCACCAGGCTGGTCATCAGTCACAAGCGGCACCGCACACCGCGGACAGGGTGGCACATCCATGAACCTCAGCTGATACCCACACACCTTGCACCAAAACGAACGTTTACGGGTCTCCATCTCGCTGCTATTGGAGGGTTGCTTTACGGGGACTGGAGGTTGCTCAGTATCCAATTGCCTTCT
The sequence above is a segment of the Phycisphaeraceae bacterium D3-23 genome. Coding sequences within it:
- a CDS encoding alcohol dehydrogenase catalytic domain-containing protein, which gives rise to MKAMQLQQVSAITDGSRPLVPVEVPMPPLPNDSLLLRVLACGVCHTELDIIEGRTPPPKLPVIPGHEVVGSVEEIGKNTAGYTIGDQVGVGWIFRSSGGAHENLSPEFCATGRDADGGYAEYMSVPAAYVVPIPASLTATEAAPLLCAGAIGYRALQLCNLDDGDRLGLMGFGASGRLTLQAARYLYPHSEVDVFARDEADQEDAIGMGATWAGGVDERPPSPCQTIIDTTPAWTPVLHALKHLAPGGRLVINAIRKEDGDRAFLGGLDYTEHLWMEKEVKTVANITHHDISQFIPIAAAADIRPSVEVLPLKRANDALCHLKRGGNRNAFVLLPA
- a CDS encoding STAS/SEC14 domain-containing protein — its product is MSESVVTLHLNGSLTREDYQRLTPEVLHLVEGRGSLRLLVFIDGLDDMAPASTWHRLILRLWDNSDIERVGIVTGKGCERASDWLRNVFGHTEFQAFSPQDTEKAQGWVLDSLPEREQLP
- a CDS encoding phosphoribosyltransferase family protein, which codes for MIPFRNRSAAGKLLGEALHPLRDLEDVVVLALPRGGVPVAYEVASALSAPLDVIVVRKVRHPDQHQRALGALAGRGEGVFEHREEQADPVSKQAFDAGRLKEMEELERLVTSYQSKRGRVSLEEKLVIIVDDGIATGATMLAALRAVRREGPRGVVVAVPVAAGESLDIIDACADQVTCLHRPKHFVAVSQFYIDYSQIPDVEVRRLLDSARRSYHAAHHQPSSS
- a CDS encoding universal stress protein, with product MKRILLPIDFSEATEPAVAFVQELAGQTGAQVYVLHVTGSQLKYERGKSMPPEPELSDLCARMKDSGCVAHPLSISGLKAEADIILEQIHSLGADLVVMGSHGHSAVHNLILGSVSTKVLRYSERPVLIVPSPRPEPIDPPADVHYSSWGEAGFPPI